Proteins co-encoded in one Calorimonas adulescens genomic window:
- a CDS encoding helix-turn-helix domain-containing protein has translation MSVSEQLKILCVKLGISVSELGRISGKSPQAFSQKMKRESFTVDELKKIAEAAGCKYEGSFILPSGEKVTY, from the coding sequence ATGTCAGTGTCTGAACAGCTGAAAATTCTATGTGTAAAGCTTGGAATAAGTGTCTCCGAACTTGGAAGGATATCCGGGAAAAGTCCACAAGCTTTCAGCCAGAAGATGAAGCGGGAAAGTTTCACTGTAGACGAATTAAAGAAAATTGCCGAAGCAGCCGGATGTAAATACGAGGGCTCTTTTATACTGCCATCTGGCGAGAAGGTAACATACTAA
- a CDS encoding Fic family protein, whose protein sequence is MTLYEKIDRYKLAIDEKRPFEGHLLHEIKNYYRIGLTWSSNALEGNTLTLSETKILLEDGLTVGGKPLRDTFEALGHAKAYDFMFTLLNSYQITEEDALTMHRMFYTGIDVEAAGKYRDRPVFITGSKYEVCPVERIEEEMKKLFQWACSARNKYHPIQFAAQLHKRFVFIHPFIDGNGRVARLLMNTALIQDGYMLAIIPPVLRHEYISLLERAHEDDQPFMDFIAERVLESEKEIMRLLNIPFPHLS, encoded by the coding sequence ATGACTTTATATGAAAAAATCGACCGCTACAAACTGGCCATTGATGAAAAGCGTCCTTTTGAAGGTCATTTGCTTCATGAAATTAAAAACTACTACCGGATAGGCCTTACATGGTCCAGCAACGCTCTTGAAGGGAACACTCTCACTTTAAGTGAAACGAAGATCCTTCTGGAAGACGGACTGACTGTTGGAGGGAAGCCTCTTCGGGATACATTCGAAGCTCTGGGGCATGCAAAGGCTTATGACTTCATGTTTACATTGCTTAATAGTTACCAAATAACCGAAGAAGACGCCCTTACAATGCACCGGATGTTCTATACAGGTATCGATGTCGAGGCAGCGGGGAAATACCGCGATCGCCCGGTCTTTATAACCGGATCAAAATATGAAGTATGCCCAGTAGAACGGATAGAAGAGGAAATGAAAAAGCTGTTCCAGTGGGCATGCTCCGCGCGTAACAAATACCATCCGATCCAATTTGCCGCCCAGCTGCATAAGCGGTTTGTATTTATTCATCCTTTCATAGATGGAAATGGGAGAGTTGCTCGGTTGCTAATGAATACGGCGCTTATTCAAGACGGTTATATGCTGGCCATAATTCCGCCAGTCTTGCGACATGAGTATATTAGCTTACTGGAGCGGGCTCATGAAGATGATCAACCTTTTATGGACTTTATTGCCGAACGCGTTCTTGAGTCTGAAAAGGAAATCATGAGGTTATTGAATATTCCTTTTCCTCATCTGTCCTAA
- a CDS encoding DUF6431 domain-containing protein → MEYDEARKVYKIRNKDAPFCPDCGQLLSGYDTRARHVVDSSGQICWYRLRRLKCLCCDKLHLELPDFMAPKKHYEARLIEDVMAGRSDSCPADDSTIRRWKKGKYPPSLP, encoded by the coding sequence GTGGAATACGACGAGGCCCGCAAGGTTTATAAGATCCGGAATAAAGATGCTCCATTTTGCCCGGACTGCGGCCAGCTGCTCTCCGGATATGATACAAGAGCTCGCCATGTCGTTGATAGTTCGGGCCAGATCTGCTGGTACCGACTGCGCCGGTTAAAGTGTCTATGTTGCGATAAACTGCATCTTGAGCTTCCGGATTTTATGGCTCCTAAAAAGCATTATGAAGCCAGGCTTATAGAAGATGTTATGGCTGGCCGATCGGATTCTTGCCCGGCTGATGATTCGACAATCCGAAGATGGAAAAAAGGAAAATACCCACCCAGTTTGCCTTAA
- a CDS encoding tape measure protein, which translates to MAEVYRIEIPINIKDNTDPGVSQAKNKLNAFDKASQRTQERLEQMNKTKYQIVLDALDRASSIVGKVSSKARSIAGKTFSFTMKVIDLATAPLRSLWNFATSIQGAILGATGAFAGIYKPMDIAADFEQTQIAFETMLKSAEKAQQFLKEASEFANKTPFEFPELINSSKLLMAFGFEADKVLDMLKTIGDTASGLGAGSEGIDRITRALGQMRAKGRAQAEELLQLQELGVPANQILQEELGLTGEQIANIGKESIEAAKVIDALLRGMEKRFGGMMANQSRTAKGMLSTLKDTLQNSLLRPWGQGLWEGVKPGLEKLTTWIDENQDIIAEWGEAWKKAGANISKWVMARVDDLRNSIQRMVNSQEWKDAKTFGEKLKIAWDKIIAQPFYEWWNSTGKAWLADKAEKIGEGIGTALSAGLLAILGIDAKGAVEDGTSIGASFAEGFTRGFDGKKVGEAILNAIKGVFKDAGTLLPGGEEPTSTSWLSAGAIALAFQKLGIFKLLGKGGKGLINLFGKGSKDGMPTTTSSPFPDHFITNTMTVTASVVYVNGPTINNGNLPNVYPNPVPNMPRLPGGGGTPQLPGGTPTLALPGAAAAAGKAYTVYAPAGKGASVVMGTTGSAVTAGLANTGYALGSGAATIGGAAAVGGASIAGIIGGILGLGSAGIDVYQGIKASKAGNSKAAKDEYVTAGTKAGMVGTGAAIGAGIGALFGGVGAAPGALIGAGIGGVAALFSGDKAGKALSDATDKDGALTKFWENTKQWASNTWDSIKTGASNAGSWVAEKWNAAGDWISNKWSDFSNWFDTSVWTPVKDVGISAINIAAGAWSEVRDWVGEKWSDFSAWFDESVWTPVKDAAQAAGEWVGQRWDEARTWIGDRWSDFSSWFDESIWTPVSNAAQTAGQWVSDRWNEARTWIGERWSDFSTWFEESIWTPVKTGAQAAGQWIGERWSEAKNWVSETWGTVSTWFDETVWQPVKSAAQTAGAWLGDQFTAAKNAISEAWSGVSDWFSNNVWEPIKNGATKAWEWVGDKLGGIGEWIGDKWQSFKDWLGGLGQKGSKETGLTTSKGKGSILEHAYGGIITKPHMGIVAEDGAEGIIPLSPSKRQRGLDLWQRTGELLGVRAYEDGGIVGDEPDEIPVASATGRADQNITIKVEVKAEPKFTIEGGGDNTDENKVVAILKAYIREMTDDIGDELAERLARIFANMPVKGVAEA; encoded by the coding sequence ATGGCAGAGGTTTATAGAATTGAGATACCGATAAACATCAAGGATAACACAGATCCCGGAGTGTCCCAGGCTAAAAATAAGCTGAATGCCTTTGATAAAGCAAGTCAAAGGACCCAGGAGCGGCTGGAGCAGATGAATAAAACGAAATACCAGATCGTTCTTGATGCGCTGGATAGAGCATCAAGCATTGTCGGTAAAGTTTCATCAAAAGCGCGCAGCATAGCGGGTAAGACGTTCAGCTTTACGATGAAAGTAATCGACCTGGCCACGGCACCGTTAAGAAGCCTATGGAACTTCGCAACCTCCATACAAGGTGCCATACTCGGCGCGACCGGTGCATTTGCCGGCATTTACAAGCCGATGGATATAGCCGCGGATTTTGAGCAGACACAGATAGCGTTTGAAACCATGCTAAAAAGCGCCGAGAAGGCCCAGCAGTTCCTGAAGGAAGCGTCAGAGTTTGCGAATAAAACACCGTTCGAATTTCCGGAACTGATCAACAGCAGCAAACTCTTAATGGCCTTCGGATTTGAGGCCGACAAGGTGCTGGATATGCTGAAGACCATAGGCGACACGGCCAGCGGCTTGGGAGCAGGTTCTGAAGGAATAGACAGAATCACAAGAGCCCTCGGCCAGATGCGGGCCAAAGGGCGAGCACAAGCAGAGGAGCTTTTACAGCTCCAGGAACTCGGCGTACCGGCTAACCAGATCCTGCAGGAAGAGCTCGGCCTCACCGGAGAGCAGATAGCGAACATCGGTAAAGAGAGCATAGAAGCGGCAAAAGTTATCGATGCATTGTTACGAGGCATGGAAAAGCGCTTCGGTGGAATGATGGCCAACCAATCCAGGACCGCAAAGGGTATGTTATCAACCCTTAAAGACACTCTCCAAAACTCACTTTTGAGGCCCTGGGGACAAGGTCTGTGGGAAGGCGTAAAGCCAGGACTTGAAAAGCTCACAACCTGGATAGACGAGAACCAGGACATCATAGCTGAATGGGGAGAGGCCTGGAAGAAAGCCGGAGCAAACATCTCCAAATGGGTAATGGCCAGAGTGGACGACTTAAGAAACAGCATACAGCGCATGGTTAACTCCCAGGAGTGGAAAGACGCGAAAACCTTCGGAGAAAAGCTGAAGATAGCCTGGGACAAGATCATAGCGCAGCCGTTCTATGAATGGTGGAATTCAACCGGTAAGGCCTGGCTTGCAGACAAAGCCGAAAAAATCGGCGAAGGAATAGGAACTGCACTCTCTGCAGGATTGCTGGCCATACTCGGAATTGACGCCAAAGGCGCCGTAGAGGATGGGACCAGCATAGGAGCTTCATTCGCTGAAGGTTTCACACGAGGATTTGATGGCAAGAAGGTAGGCGAGGCAATCCTGAACGCCATAAAGGGCGTATTCAAGGACGCGGGAACGCTGCTCCCAGGAGGAGAGGAACCAACAAGCACATCCTGGCTGTCGGCCGGAGCAATAGCACTGGCGTTTCAAAAACTCGGAATTTTCAAGCTATTAGGTAAAGGCGGCAAAGGATTAATTAACCTCTTTGGTAAAGGCAGCAAAGATGGAATGCCTACAACGACATCTTCACCGTTTCCGGACCATTTCATAACCAACACCATGACAGTAACGGCATCCGTAGTTTATGTAAATGGACCAACGATTAATAATGGGAATTTGCCAAATGTATATCCTAATCCAGTACCAAACATGCCAAGGTTACCCGGCGGAGGTGGAACCCCGCAATTGCCAGGAGGAACTCCTACATTGGCGTTACCAGGAGCCGCTGCCGCTGCAGGAAAAGCATACACGGTATATGCACCGGCAGGCAAAGGAGCAAGCGTAGTAATGGGGACCACTGGAAGTGCAGTAACAGCAGGACTTGCAAATACAGGCTATGCGCTTGGTAGTGGAGCTGCAACTATAGGCGGAGCTGCAGCGGTCGGAGGTGCATCGATTGCTGGAATAATCGGCGGCATTCTTGGACTTGGATCAGCTGGTATTGATGTTTACCAGGGAATAAAAGCAAGTAAGGCCGGCAATAGCAAAGCTGCTAAAGATGAATATGTAACCGCAGGAACCAAAGCAGGTATGGTCGGAACAGGTGCAGCCATAGGCGCAGGCATCGGCGCTTTATTTGGAGGTGTGGGAGCGGCACCAGGAGCGCTTATAGGAGCTGGAATCGGTGGAGTGGCCGCACTTTTCAGCGGAGATAAAGCTGGTAAGGCCCTATCAGATGCCACAGACAAAGACGGCGCATTAACAAAGTTCTGGGAGAATACCAAGCAGTGGGCAAGTAACACATGGGACTCCATCAAGACCGGAGCTTCAAACGCTGGATCCTGGGTAGCCGAGAAGTGGAATGCGGCCGGAGACTGGATCAGCAACAAATGGAGCGACTTCAGTAACTGGTTTGACACTTCGGTATGGACTCCGGTAAAAGACGTCGGAATATCGGCCATAAACATAGCAGCCGGCGCATGGAGTGAAGTCAGAGACTGGGTAGGCGAGAAATGGAGCGATTTCTCCGCATGGTTTGATGAGAGCGTGTGGACCCCAGTAAAAGACGCAGCGCAAGCTGCAGGTGAATGGGTCGGCCAAAGATGGGATGAGGCCAGGACATGGATCGGAGACAGATGGTCTGATTTTTCATCATGGTTTGATGAATCCATATGGACCCCGGTAAGCAATGCAGCACAGACAGCAGGCCAATGGGTAAGCGACCGCTGGAACGAGGCAAGAACATGGATAGGCGAGCGCTGGTCCGACTTTTCAACATGGTTTGAAGAGAGTATATGGACCCCGGTCAAAACAGGAGCCCAGGCGGCAGGCCAGTGGATAGGCGAAAGATGGAGCGAGGCCAAGAACTGGGTAAGCGAGACATGGGGAACCGTAAGCACATGGTTTGATGAAACGGTATGGCAGCCGGTGAAAAGCGCAGCGCAGACAGCAGGGGCATGGCTGGGAGATCAGTTCACAGCTGCAAAGAACGCCATAAGCGAAGCCTGGTCCGGAGTATCCGACTGGTTCTCAAATAACGTATGGGAACCCATCAAAAACGGAGCAACCAAGGCATGGGAATGGGTAGGCGATAAGCTCGGCGGCATCGGCGAGTGGATCGGCGACAAGTGGCAGAGCTTCAAAGACTGGCTCGGAGGCCTGGGCCAAAAAGGATCGAAAGAAACCGGCCTGACAACCAGCAAAGGCAAAGGCAGTATCCTTGAGCATGCATACGGCGGCATTATAACAAAACCGCACATGGGCATAGTGGCCGAGGATGGAGCTGAAGGAATTATCCCGTTAAGCCCAAGCAAGAGACAAAGAGGCCTCGACTTATGGCAGCGGACCGGTGAACTTCTCGGAGTAAGAGCCTATGAAGACGGCGGAATAGTAGGCGATGAACCCGACGAGATCCCGGTAGCCTCTGCAACCGGAAGAGCCGACCAGAATATCACCATCAAGGTGGAAGTCAAAGCAGAGCCTAAATTCACGATTGAAGGCGGCGGAGACAACACCGATGAAAACAAAGTGGTGGCCATACTGAAGGCTTATATCCGCGAAATGACTGACGACATCGGAGACGAGCTGGCAGAAAGACTGGCCCGCATTTTTGCAAATATGCCGGTGAAAGGAGTGGCTGAAGCTTGA
- a CDS encoding RNA polymerase sigma factor, giving the protein MTNEELATMAAQGDIESLNKLYLAVRPLLYKLIQHYFPLCKKSLVEPYDLLQCGYFVVLEAVKYFTPEKGLKFTSYLGYCVQNVCLEELGFRKKQVETISLETPLSDDESLTLGDTIEDPTADTYSYCELNDMQIIVRQEIERLPPREQCVIYGIFYYEKTIETLAQELGWERGSVISARDAAFNQLRRSKAIRELRKAYNWNNKQPSYLDPEKLIVLLGDSGLEPI; this is encoded by the coding sequence GTGACAAACGAGGAGTTGGCAACCATGGCCGCCCAGGGAGATATAGAAAGCCTGAATAAATTATATTTGGCGGTAAGACCTCTACTATACAAGCTAATACAACACTATTTCCCCCTATGCAAAAAAAGTTTAGTGGAACCATATGATTTGCTGCAGTGCGGCTATTTTGTTGTTTTAGAAGCGGTGAAATATTTTACACCTGAAAAAGGCTTAAAATTTACCTCATATTTGGGATATTGCGTGCAAAATGTTTGTCTTGAGGAGTTAGGGTTCAGAAAGAAACAGGTAGAAACTATTTCACTTGAGACACCATTGTCAGATGATGAATCGTTAACTTTGGGAGATACGATTGAGGATCCTACTGCAGATACATACAGCTATTGTGAGCTAAATGATATGCAAATAATAGTCAGACAAGAAATAGAAAGGCTTCCTCCCCGGGAACAGTGTGTGATATATGGCATTTTCTATTATGAAAAGACAATAGAGACACTTGCCCAGGAGTTAGGATGGGAACGCGGATCAGTTATTTCAGCGAGAGATGCTGCTTTTAACCAATTACGGCGCTCAAAGGCTATAAGAGAATTACGAAAGGCCTATAACTGGAACAATAAACAGCCAAGCTACCTTGATCCGGAAAAATTAATAGTTCTATTGGGGGATAGCGGGCTTGAGCCTATATAA
- a CDS encoding DUF4373 domain-containing protein gives MARPQKEGLDYFPLDVDMDQDDKIALIEARYGLVGFGVVIRLFMKIYKNSYFYEWTEKEQLLFARRVNVDINVINEIINDCLKWGIFDESIYEKHKVLTSRGIQRRYLKAADRRQRVQINSTYLLLDDEEVNAYKNLVIVNNNHHSSNDNVNINPQSKVKKSKVKNTKVENTVITSTDADYSPEPNDIQSGESLTVEGVKVAGTAAGKETCEQPSKTLIEKRFDEFWAAYPKKVGKKAAWAAWTKIKPDAELHNKILTAIGKAKLTDQWQRENGRFIPNPTTWLNQGRWDDEIQTVVTKQHVPAEKKYDDGEDFLSFCRDSVNGTNSKNFDGNNQQPAAKPPEIKGKRDALAGFKRAEDFDFYRR, from the coding sequence ATGGCCCGACCTCAAAAAGAAGGATTAGATTACTTCCCTCTCGATGTGGATATGGATCAGGACGACAAAATAGCCCTTATTGAAGCAAGATACGGATTAGTAGGCTTTGGAGTAGTGATCAGGCTGTTCATGAAAATTTATAAAAACAGTTACTTTTATGAATGGACAGAGAAAGAACAGTTACTATTTGCAAGGCGGGTTAATGTAGACATTAACGTAATTAATGAAATCATAAACGATTGCTTAAAATGGGGCATCTTTGATGAATCCATATATGAAAAGCATAAAGTATTGACTTCACGCGGTATACAAAGGCGATATTTGAAGGCAGCAGACAGAAGACAAAGAGTTCAAATTAACTCAACGTACTTGCTTTTAGATGATGAGGAAGTTAATGCATACAAAAACTTAGTTATTGTCAACAATAATCACCATTCAAGTAATGATAATGTGAACATTAATCCCCAAAGTAAAGTAAAGAAAAGTAAAGTAAAGAACACTAAAGTAGAGAATACAGTAATTACTTCGACTGACGCTGATTATAGCCCAGAACCAAATGATATTCAATCAGGCGAGAGCCTAACGGTTGAAGGGGTAAAAGTGGCCGGAACGGCAGCAGGAAAAGAAACCTGTGAACAGCCCTCCAAGACCCTGATTGAAAAAAGGTTTGACGAGTTCTGGGCGGCTTATCCAAAGAAGGTAGGCAAGAAAGCAGCATGGGCGGCCTGGACTAAGATTAAGCCTGATGCAGAGCTTCATAACAAAATTTTAACGGCCATCGGCAAAGCAAAATTAACAGATCAATGGCAAAGGGAAAATGGCAGATTTATACCAAACCCAACTACCTGGTTAAATCAGGGAAGATGGGATGATGAAATACAAACGGTTGTCACCAAACAACATGTGCCGGCTGAAAAGAAATACGATGATGGAGAAGACTTCCTTTCTTTCTGCAGAGACTCGGTGAATGGAACCAATAGCAAGAATTTTGACGGAAATAATCAGCAGCCAGCGGCTAAGCCGCCAGAAATTAAAGGTAAGAGAGATGCCCTTGCAGGTTTTAAGAGAGCCGAAGATTTCGACTTCTACCGAAGATAA
- a CDS encoding helix-turn-helix transcriptional regulator: MIVANTKLLKTERVKRGLSKTDLAKKLGVNHSVIVRVEQAKGTSPRTAKAICDFFNLPFEELFTIVEQPSGR, from the coding sequence ATGATTGTGGCGAACACAAAATTATTAAAGACGGAGCGAGTAAAGCGCGGATTGAGCAAAACCGATCTGGCGAAAAAGCTTGGAGTAAATCATTCTGTTATTGTTCGGGTAGAACAGGCAAAAGGGACAAGCCCGAGAACAGCTAAAGCAATATGTGATTTCTTTAACCTGCCATTTGAAGAGCTGTTCACTATTGTAGAGCAGCCAAGCGGGAGGTAG
- a CDS encoding helix-turn-helix domain-containing protein, translating to MIDKILLKLREEMGISQEMAAKSLNVSRSALGYYERGERQPDASFIIKAADFFGVTADYLLGRSDYRSVENQAIANKFELPLSDKAISFLKSVSPELLPTLDLLLSDPNFENFLLEVMTYIYSLKHGESSESVDIISYKLNEEINKAGSSYTPSEITKIISRLLPRLQQAKVIEALERLINSMVEHDKRD from the coding sequence ATGATAGATAAAATACTCCTAAAGCTTCGTGAAGAAATGGGAATATCACAAGAAATGGCTGCAAAAAGTTTGAATGTTTCCCGCTCCGCTCTTGGATATTATGAAAGGGGTGAGCGCCAACCTGATGCTTCTTTTATTATCAAAGCTGCAGATTTTTTTGGTGTTACTGCTGACTATCTCCTGGGTAGATCTGACTATCGTTCAGTAGAAAATCAGGCAATAGCAAATAAATTTGAACTTCCCTTATCTGATAAGGCAATCTCTTTTTTGAAGTCTGTTTCGCCTGAGCTTCTGCCTACCCTTGACTTGTTGCTCTCGGATCCAAACTTCGAGAACTTTCTGCTTGAAGTAATGACTTATATATATTCCTTGAAACATGGAGAAAGCTCGGAAAGTGTTGATATTATAAGCTATAAGCTAAACGAGGAAATAAACAAGGCCGGCAGCTCCTATACTCCTTCGGAAATCACAAAAATCATAAGTAGACTGCTTCCACGTCTGCAGCAGGCAAAAGTAATCGAAGCATTGGAGCGGCTTATTAATTCCATGGTAGAGCATGACAAGAGAGACTAA
- a CDS encoding site-specific integrase: protein MPVYKDEERKTWYVWFRYKDWAGVVRQHKKRGFQKRSEAVQYERDFLKKQSGSCDMSFGSMVELYMEDCKSRLRSTTYESKKYLIESKILPTFKDLPVNAITAATVRKWQNELLDDDAEYSPTYLKTINNQLSAIFNFAKRYYGLSTNPAAVAGSIGKKNAEAMQFWTKDEFQLFIEAVSDKPASYAIFNTLFWTGMRSGELLALTLNDINFEAKTISITKSYARIGGEDVISPPKTPKSRRVITVPDFLLDILKDYAGRLVDYEPSDRLFEYTKHYLQSEMDRGCKKSGVKKIRVHDIRHSHASLLIELGFSPLLISERLGHENVETTLEIYAHLYPNKHGEVSSKLNELFTPKICQKTDKNPGISE, encoded by the coding sequence TTGCCGGTTTACAAAGATGAAGAGAGAAAAACGTGGTATGTCTGGTTCCGCTACAAAGACTGGGCCGGCGTTGTGCGTCAGCACAAGAAGAGAGGCTTTCAGAAGAGATCTGAAGCTGTCCAGTACGAGCGAGACTTTCTAAAAAAGCAAAGTGGCAGCTGTGATATGAGCTTCGGCTCTATGGTGGAGCTTTACATGGAAGATTGTAAATCGCGGCTCCGCTCCACGACATACGAAAGTAAGAAGTACCTCATTGAGTCAAAAATACTTCCAACTTTTAAAGATTTACCTGTCAATGCTATAACAGCTGCTACGGTGCGCAAATGGCAGAATGAGCTCCTGGATGATGATGCCGAGTATTCTCCAACATATCTTAAAACGATAAATAACCAGCTGTCGGCCATTTTCAATTTTGCCAAGCGCTATTATGGACTGAGTACCAATCCTGCAGCTGTCGCAGGATCCATCGGTAAAAAGAACGCCGAGGCTATGCAGTTCTGGACAAAGGATGAATTCCAGCTTTTTATTGAAGCTGTTTCAGATAAGCCTGCGTCATATGCTATTTTTAACACCTTATTCTGGACCGGTATGCGCTCCGGAGAGCTCCTGGCCCTTACTCTGAATGATATAAATTTCGAAGCTAAAACGATAAGCATAACAAAGAGCTACGCCAGGATCGGAGGAGAAGATGTGATCTCTCCTCCAAAAACTCCAAAGAGCCGCCGGGTAATAACTGTACCGGATTTTCTCCTGGATATCCTAAAGGATTACGCAGGCCGCCTGGTGGACTATGAGCCTTCGGACCGCCTTTTTGAATATACAAAGCACTACCTTCAAAGCGAAATGGACCGCGGGTGTAAGAAATCAGGGGTAAAAAAGATACGTGTTCATGACATCCGCCATTCCCACGCATCCTTATTGATTGAACTGGGTTTTTCCCCGCTGCTTATATCAGAGCGTCTTGGCCATGAGAATGTGGAGACCACTCTGGAAATATACGCCCATTTATACCCTAATAAGCACGGGGAAGTTTCCAGTAAACTAAACGAACTATTTACCCCTAAAATTTGCCAAAAAACAGACAAAAATCCGGGCATTTCAGAATAA
- the guaA gene encoding glutamine-hydrolyzing GMP synthase codes for MKAEKVLILNFGGQYTQLIARRIRECNVYCEIISSKKSAEEIKAMNPSAIVLSGGPASVYTKDAPQCDKRIFALGVPVLGICYGAQLMAQLLGGKVSMAQVREYGRAELTVDNTSPLFRGIDRVTSAWMSHTDSITSLPDGFKVIASTPNCPVAAMGDIENKLYAVQFHPEVEHTAKGMDIIRNFLFIISGLHADWTMDSLVEQTIKDIRKEVGDSDAICAISGGVDSTVAAVLVHRAIGDKLHCILVDNGLLRLNEAEDVEKLLKEEFEMDIRRVDEQETFLSALKGVTDPEEKRKAIGNTFIRVFDREAKKYDKVEFLVQGTLYPDVIESGDEMASTIKSHHNVGGLPEDMNFKLIEPLRYLFKDEVRQVGKELGIPDEILMRHPFPGPGLAIRILGEVTEERLDILRRADYIVTREIKKAGLYNSLWQAFAVLPDIHSVGVMGDDRTYSETIVLRAVTSSDGMTADWARLPYDVLDRISRQIINEVYEVNRVVYDITSKPPATIEWE; via the coding sequence ATGAAGGCTGAAAAGGTATTAATATTGAATTTTGGGGGGCAATATACCCAGCTTATAGCCCGAAGGATACGGGAATGTAATGTATATTGTGAGATAATAAGCTCCAAGAAATCTGCAGAGGAGATAAAGGCAATGAATCCGTCTGCAATTGTGCTGTCCGGGGGACCTGCGAGTGTGTATACCAAGGATGCACCACAATGTGATAAGCGTATTTTTGCCCTGGGAGTTCCAGTTCTTGGGATATGTTACGGAGCTCAGTTAATGGCTCAATTGTTAGGCGGCAAGGTATCGATGGCGCAGGTAAGAGAATATGGAAGAGCAGAGCTTACGGTTGACAATACCTCTCCTCTTTTTCGAGGTATAGACAGGGTGACGTCGGCATGGATGAGTCATACAGATTCAATTACTAGCCTGCCAGATGGGTTTAAGGTAATTGCATCTACGCCCAACTGTCCTGTAGCAGCAATGGGAGATATTGAGAATAAGCTTTATGCAGTGCAGTTCCACCCTGAGGTTGAACATACAGCAAAGGGAATGGATATAATCAGGAATTTTCTGTTTATTATATCAGGGCTTCATGCTGACTGGACAATGGATTCACTGGTAGAGCAAACGATAAAGGATATCCGCAAAGAGGTAGGGGACAGTGATGCTATATGTGCCATATCCGGCGGTGTGGATTCAACTGTTGCAGCTGTGCTGGTACACAGGGCCATTGGTGATAAGCTGCATTGTATCCTTGTAGATAATGGGCTCTTGAGGCTCAATGAGGCAGAGGACGTAGAGAAGCTGCTTAAAGAAGAATTTGAAATGGATATAAGGAGGGTAGATGAACAGGAGACGTTTTTATCTGCTTTAAAAGGCGTGACAGATCCTGAAGAAAAGAGAAAGGCAATTGGCAATACATTTATAAGGGTTTTTGATAGAGAAGCAAAAAAGTATGATAAGGTTGAGTTTCTTGTGCAGGGTACACTTTATCCTGATGTCATAGAGAGTGGAGATGAAATGGCATCCACTATAAAGAGTCATCATAATGTTGGCGGGCTTCCAGAGGATATGAATTTTAAGCTTATTGAACCACTGAGATATCTGTTTAAGGATGAGGTGAGGCAGGTTGGGAAAGAACTAGGTATACCGGATGAGATTTTAATGAGGCATCCATTCCCAGGGCCTGGCCTGGCCATACGCATACTTGGCGAGGTGACGGAAGAAAGACTGGACATATTGAGACGAGCCGACTATATAGTGACAAGAGAAATAAAGAAAGCGGGCCTGTATAACAGCTTATGGCAAGCTTTTGCAGTGCTACCGGATATTCATTCTGTCGGTGTCATGGGTGATGATAGGACATATAGTGAGACTATAGTCTTGAGGGCAGTGACCAGCAGTGACGGGATGACTGCAGATTGGGCGAGACTGCCTTATGATGTATTGGACAGGATATCGAGGCAGATAATAAATGAAGTATATGAGGTAAACAGGGTGGTGTATGATATCACATCCAAGCCACCGGCCACTATAGAATGGGAATAG